The sequence CAGCTGGGAAATAAAGCAAACATCATCAGGTTGACTTTATTTCAAACAGATATAGTTTTCTTAAGTCAGTACACCACCTTTTTTCCTTGAGCAATTATCATTATGCTTCTTGTATATCCATAATATACACTTCTAACAAGTCACCAAACGAGAAGGCATTCTTTGCATCTAGTTGAAACGTGGACCACTCCTTATTCATGACAATGGAGGGATAAAGACTCAAGTTGTATTCAGTCAATCAACAGGGAAGAATCTCAAAATAACCTACATCATTCATGTGTATTTAGCAACTAAGTTGCCTTGATACCCATCACTTATATGATTGGGTTTGTATTTGACAGTAAAGACCTAAGACTGGCCAACCACGTGTATGTGTTGAGGAATGCAGGTGATGGTCGGGATCTATGCTTAATGGCTTAGTGTTGGTCAAGATCGCGGGAGCATAATACATTCATTCCTTTGTCGATGCAATTGCAATGGCATGCGCATTGGGATGAAAACTGTAAACATCCTTGGAAGAAGGATCAATTAGTGAAAGACGCGGAATGGAGAGATTGATTCAACAATATCAGTTAATTGTTAAAGTATTCAATTTTATATAGCATAAAACATAGTTCTTTAACATAATATATAAGCATTATTCTCTAAAAGAAACAATTCTCTTCTTCCGATGTGAAATAAGAGGTTTAAATGTATTTAGCAAAAGTTCAAACTAGATAGGGAACAAGAGTGTGGTAGCAGTTGAAAATGCATGGCGAGAAACAAAAAAAAGTACTCAAATTTTCAAGATATGTGATGAACTCATAGCTCAGCTTAGTTTACCAGCTTTAGCAAGGTTCAGATGAACTAGTAAACATGTTTGCCTTTCAAAAAATGTATGCTTCCTTTTGTTCGGTGGCTTATTCTAATGCAGACACAAGGCCATAGACCGACCTTGAATCCTTGACTGTAGAGTCGTATCAAAGCATTAAAATGCACATTAGCCCACTATTATAGCTCGTCTCATAGCCAACACCTTTAAATAGAATATAGAAATATAGCTTATCCTAAACAGGAAGGACCCTAACTAGGCTGACAGGTGTAAGGGTATTCCCACAAAGTACTAGCATTCTTAATAATCATATCAAGGAAACAAAAATCTGCTGGACAAGTGACGAGAAAAAATTAAGAGAATGTCATCAGCCGTTAATGTAGGGGCATGTTCAAGCTTGCGTTAAAACCTTTCGTTGTTGACTTCCCAAGCACCAATAAATGAACAGAGGATATAGTAAGTAGTAACTTCATTTTAGTCAAGTCATGGTGAAAGATGATTTCATAGAACAAACAATAAGAACAAGCAATCTCGGGCAAACCTGTTCATAGCCACCGAGTCTGATCACGGCTCTCCACAACCTGTTTCAAATggaatgtaataaaaaaaaactggaTATTTAAAAATGTACACTTGCTGCAAAATGACTAAAAGTATACTTACTTGAGGCAATTCAATGGCTCTTGATAGAATTTTGGAGGCTTAAACTCCAAGCACCTTTCTCTATGGAAAGTTTCAAGCTCCTTCATAAACGCAGCCTGGTCCTCTTCTGTTCCCGATTCATTCCCTGTAACATCATTCGCATCCAATAGGAAATGTTTAGAAGGGGTTCCAAGTCCAGTTTCGCGTGTTCCATTAAGTTTGGGTTCATGCAACTCTTTCTCCATCGACCGCTGCACCTTTGTATCCGAAAATACCCCATTTAGCACACCATTCCCGTTCTTGGTCGCAACCACCTCCTCTTTCACCCCGTATACCGTttcctcctcttcttggacatttCTCCTTGGATTCAAATCATCGCTCAGTTCCTCCTCCCCAGATCCATTCTCTGCAGATGACAAAATCCCCGGAACCAGCTCCGCTGATTCTTCTTCCAGCTTCACGGGTTCTGCTTCTACGGTCGTCAATCCCCTGTCCAACACTATTATATCTTTGGAATTATCATCTACAGTGAATAGAACTTTTCCCTCAGCCCCGTCTTCCAGCACTTTAGAATTCCCATTCACATGTCCGGCGGCATGGGAATCATCTTTCACGATACTTTGTCCATTTTCTCCCTCTACTTCGTTCCGAACTTCCGTATCCTTGGTTTCTTGAAACTCTTCGTTTGTAATGATTGTTGTCCGAATATTATCAGGAGCAGCGGCTGCCGCACCTCCATGTGCAGCTTCTCCTTCATCCTCCATCCCAGTTCCTTTTTTAGGGGGGAAAATCCCTAATTAACGTATTCCCGAACCCTAATTCGAACACATTTGAAAGCCAAAATTCGGTGTCCCGTAGCGGAGGCAATGCGAAAGGAAAATAATGTGGGAATCACAGCACCCACCGCTtacaatacaatacaatacaatacaatacTCGTGCCAAAGCACTAATTATTATCACGAGGTCATTTGCACTCGGCCTGTGCATTTAAGTAAAACATTTTTTAGcttacaaatttattttttatgttttgagaattgatattatgatttaaaaaaaaactccaaATTTTGTTAATCACAATCTAACCTAACTTTTTAAATTCAGTAAGAGACCAATATATCCCTTactacttttattaatttttatagcaTATGCACCCAATAAAACctctattaaatattttttgtattttattcataaaatttcatgacatgatttttatttctttcatttACTTGTTTTTTTCCAATttactataattaaaaatattttctactttcctaaaaaaaaaatattttctacgacatgttattttcatataataCGTATAATTATTAAATGTTAATACATTCGATATTTATTCtagtaaaatatttttaattagaaTGAAGgaatgttttttatttaaatctttttattttttatgagtttttgTGCCATAATTTCTctagtttttaatataaatagaataatagctttaaaattataaaagttAAATTCAATTCATGAATAATAAAAACTTCAAATAAATTCTTAACTTTATTAAGATACAGCTTTTTcagaataattatatataaatgtatagaatttcaattcaaaattttatcttttaaattaaaaaatgttgaactcaataaaaaattaatttaattaattgaaaaaacttttgaaaatattatttggtttccattaaaaatttgaaaagtaGCGAGAGTAGTGAGAGTAGTGATCGTTCCCATGAGAAATGtgaaatttaattgtgtttcttaaaataaagtaaaagaggatttgagttttgaaattaactactaaaaatttaaagcaatttaaatttaattcttATCACTAACATGCAATATTAAGAATAGGAAAAATCAATAGAGTAACAAGcattggtatcagtcgactacattcttgaaattattcattcgatcatcgattatctaaaaataattaattccaatagaatattcatcattggaaattaaattcctgtttcaccttattCTTAGTTAACTACatacaagcgttctaaattaacccttaccaatgaatcaaCACAATACAAGCGATTATAATTAAATCCAAGgcagcatgcaaactagtaaaactgatgaatctagacaatacATACACAAGCgtgtgtatttaatctagtcaattgttgttcctacaatttaataaactcacaagaggacgattattaattgcagttgcttcacaaattaggtgattcaaacaattacggatttgaattttaatttagcagtagattgtaaagcgaaatcctagggtgatcaatccgaaaatctcacatacaagcatgaaataatccaaaacaatttttgatgctcaataataattaaacactaaaaatttgaatctcataaataaataaatttaagggCTTGCCTTCCTCTACCAAGTTCTAAAGTCTAGCCACAAAGATTCATGAAaacaagaaaaatcaaaagaagagaaaaaatgTAAGAAAAGttgaaataaaacctagccgccaaggaaTACTTGATGTTCACCAACCCTTCAAGTCTGATGATATCTCTAAAAATCGGAATAAAAGTCTTAAATAAAGACTAGAGTCCtcaaaaataaagttttttAATTAACAGATTTTTTCCCGAACTGCGCGGCCCGATCGATCGGTGAAGTTCAACAGATCGATCGGCCAAAACTCTGTCCAACTTTTCCGCATTTTCTCTTCctgtcgctcgatcggttgagtttatcagatcgagcggccaaatcTCTGTTTTCAATTCTTCCTTGTCCAtgacgcccgctcgatcggtggaattcAACAGATCGAGTGGCCAAATCTCTGACTTCATTTTCCAGTCAAATTGTTATATCCTACACAATAAAATCGGAAGCATGTTATGCAGACACGATATataaaatacgaacaaaatactgaattaaaacacataaatgaatgcaaaacatcaacagaatgatattaaaatatgcaatacaaacat comes from Henckelia pumila isolate YLH828 chromosome 4, ASM3356847v2, whole genome shotgun sequence and encodes:
- the LOC140864746 gene encoding AT-rich interactive domain-containing protein 3-like isoform X2 — protein: MEDEGEAAHGGAAAAAPDNIRTTIITNEEFQETKDTEVRNEVEGENGQSIVKDDSHAAGHVNGNSKVLEDGAEGKVLFTVDDNSKDIIVLDRGLTTVEAEPVKLEEESAELVPGILSSAENGSGEEELSDDLNPRRNVQEEEETVYGVKEEVVATKNGNGVLNGVFSDTKVQRSMEKELHEPKLNGTRETGLGTPSKHFLLDANDVTGNESGTEEDQAAFMKELETFHRERCLEFKPPKFYQEPLNCLKLWRAVIRLGGYEQVTSLKLWRQVGESFRPPKTCTTVSWTFRGFYEKALLEYEKHKMRNGELPFTDATLPDPVSGNQVDLNHASGSSGGGGRARRDAAARAMQGWHSQRLLGHGEVGDPIIKDKNPITSVKREKHLRNIGFLKRKGSSPAEQAAKVARLASKPQIALAKDFIIQFWFRMMWNLCKILFILHAAILLLWGLFVRTFCLFFLEEYLIFLSQGA
- the LOC140864746 gene encoding AT-rich interactive domain-containing protein 6-like isoform X1, whose amino-acid sequence is MEDEGEAAHGGAAAAAPDNIRTTIITNEEFQETKDTEVRNEVEGENGQSIVKDDSHAAGHVNGNSKVLEDGAEGKVLFTVDDNSKDIIVLDRGLTTVEAEPVKLEEESAELVPGILSSAENGSGEEELSDDLNPRRNVQEEEETVYGVKEEVVATKNGNGVLNGVFSDTKVQRSMEKELHEPKLNGTRETGLGTPSKHFLLDANDVTGNESGTEEDQAAFMKELETFHRERCLEFKPPKFYQEPLNCLKLWRAVIRLGGYEQVTSLKLWRQVGESFRPPKTCTTVSWTFRGFYEKALLEYEKHKMRNGELPFTDATLPDPVSGNQVDLNHASGSSGGGGRARRDAAARAMQGWHSQRLLGHGEVGDPIIKDKNPITSVKREKHLRNIGFLKRKGSSPAEQAAKVARLASKPQQEMMVVDVGIPADWVKVNVQRTKDCFEVYALVPGFLREEVRVQSDPAGRLVISGQPEEQDNPWGVTPFKKVVTLPSRIDPHLASAVVTLHGQLFVRVPFEQADA